A single Pseudomonas sp. DC1.2 DNA region contains:
- a CDS encoding aminoglycoside phosphotransferase family protein yields the protein MPDQDVRLQHLKVWLDEQLAILFKDQRWGPVPPATLTAASSDASFRRYFRWEGEGRSFVVMDAPPPQENCKPFVDIAFLLAKSGINVPKIYAEDLERGFLLLNDLGNKTYLDVINGENADDLFTYALQALLAFQQLPSVAPLPSYDEALLRRELALFPEWYVKHELGIEFDSAQQMLWQQVSDLLIDSALAQPKVLVHRDYMPRNLMLSEPNPGVLDFQDAVYGPVTYDVTCLFKDAFLSWPEERVHGWLADYWQQAGALGIPVQPDFEDFLRASDLMGVQRHLKVIGIFARICHRDGKPRYLADVPRFFAYIEAVIARRPELAQLDVLLASLRQPAGVRV from the coding sequence ATGCCTGATCAAGATGTACGCTTGCAACACCTGAAAGTTTGGCTCGATGAACAGTTGGCTATCCTCTTTAAAGATCAGCGCTGGGGCCCCGTGCCCCCGGCCACGTTGACTGCGGCCAGTAGTGACGCCAGTTTTCGGCGTTATTTTCGGTGGGAGGGTGAGGGTAGAAGTTTCGTCGTGATGGACGCTCCACCGCCTCAGGAAAACTGCAAACCGTTCGTGGATATCGCTTTTCTGCTGGCGAAATCCGGAATAAATGTGCCGAAAATTTATGCAGAGGACCTTGAACGTGGATTTCTTTTGCTCAATGACCTGGGCAACAAGACTTATCTGGACGTGATCAACGGCGAAAACGCCGATGATTTATTCACGTATGCCCTGCAGGCACTGTTAGCTTTTCAGCAGTTGCCGAGTGTTGCCCCCCTGCCAAGTTATGACGAGGCGCTGTTGCGTCGCGAGTTGGCGTTGTTTCCCGAGTGGTACGTGAAGCATGAGTTGGGCATTGAGTTCGACTCGGCACAGCAAATGCTTTGGCAGCAGGTTAGCGATTTACTGATCGACAGCGCCCTGGCTCAGCCCAAGGTTCTGGTCCACCGCGACTATATGCCTCGCAACCTGATGCTCAGCGAGCCTAATCCGGGCGTGCTGGATTTTCAGGACGCGGTCTATGGTCCGGTGACGTATGACGTGACGTGCCTGTTTAAGGACGCCTTTCTCAGTTGGCCTGAAGAGCGTGTTCATGGCTGGCTGGCGGATTATTGGCAGCAGGCTGGAGCCCTCGGCATTCCGGTGCAGCCAGACTTTGAAGACTTCCTGCGTGCCAGCGACCTGATGGGCGTGCAGCGTCATCTGAAAGTGATCGGCATCTTCGCCCGCATCTGCCACCGCGATGGAAAACCGCGCTATCTGGCCGACGTACCGCGCTTCTTTGCTTATATAGAAGCAGTAATTGCCCGTCGTCCTGAACTCGCACAGTTGGATGTGTTGCTGGCGAGCCTGCGTCAGCCCGCCGGAGTTCGTGTATGA
- a CDS encoding LPS-assembly protein LptD encodes MALKSPAFRKKFPLLVTGSLLALQPLATSFVVAAEQYDCSVSASGAWDCAPKTPVAVLPPRPVHDGSAVTANGETAPAPDGSSTNTGAKPALVTEAKGRGLKSRSADYSHLDWVPRDKLTAAQLAETGPYCSGSYIEPIRPGMNDKTNKSDAPTFIGAKASRYNTEDQIGTLAGDVVLRQGSMQAEADEASLYQAESRGELSGNVRIRDNGALIVGDHADVQLDTGEAKVDNAEYVMHKSRIRGNALYAKRAENAIIRLKDGTYTTCEPDSNAWQLKGNNITLNPATGFGTATNVTLRVKDIPILYTPYIYFPIDNRRQSGFLPPTIGTSTKTGFMLVTPYYFNLAPNYDATLYPRYMSKRGMLVEGEFRYLTTSSEGQFGAAYLNDDDTERSKQSDYQRTRYMYNWQHKGGLDSRVFTQVDYTKISDPYYFQDLQTDQIGIKSADYVNQQGSVTYRGDSYTAAINAQAYQLATVSNITPYDRLPQITFNGALPYHPNGLDFSYNTEIVRFDRDLQNGNFTNEDGSVSPRLDNNVNGLARATGDRLNLAPAVSLPLNWTYGFVKPTLKYQYTQYQLDLDGTGKQEIIDNQAAAIANNTNYVGGRFGSNQNRGVPIASVDSGLYFDRNTQWFGKNYRQTLEPRLFYLYVPEVDQQDIPVFDTSEYTFNYSSLFRDNRFSGSDRIGDENKLSLGVTSRWIEDNGFERQRVSVGQAYYFKDREVQLPGIDPKLRSSAQSNVSPYALEYEYRWNRDWRTTADYNWDPDSHSPRSGSAMFHYQPEDNPNKVVNAGYRYRNDQVRYDQSTGQWTTGGDYGTPGQPGYVKDYYKIKQHDFSVIWPIVPQWNAISRWQYDYNRSRTLEAFGGFEYDNCCWKLRVINRYWISYDEFSQEAPQNEKGDHGVFLQIVLKGLGGLTGAKVESFLDKGIQGYREREDQAF; translated from the coding sequence ATGGCATTGAAATCCCCCGCGTTTCGTAAAAAATTCCCGTTGTTGGTTACCGGCAGTCTGCTGGCCCTGCAACCTCTAGCCACTTCGTTCGTGGTCGCCGCGGAACAGTATGACTGCTCAGTCTCTGCTTCGGGTGCCTGGGACTGTGCGCCAAAGACGCCGGTAGCTGTTTTGCCGCCGCGTCCCGTCCATGACGGCAGCGCAGTCACAGCCAATGGCGAGACCGCACCGGCACCTGACGGTTCCAGCACCAATACCGGCGCGAAGCCGGCGTTGGTGACTGAAGCCAAGGGCCGCGGCCTGAAGTCCCGTAGCGCAGACTACAGTCACCTCGACTGGGTTCCGCGCGACAAGCTCACTGCTGCGCAGTTAGCTGAAACAGGCCCTTACTGCTCTGGTTCCTATATCGAACCGATTCGTCCTGGCATGAATGACAAGACGAATAAAAGTGACGCACCGACCTTTATCGGCGCCAAAGCTTCCCGCTATAACACCGAAGATCAGATCGGCACGCTGGCCGGTGACGTGGTCTTGCGTCAGGGCAGCATGCAGGCCGAAGCCGACGAGGCCAGCCTGTATCAGGCCGAGAGCCGTGGCGAACTGTCGGGCAACGTGCGCATCCGCGACAACGGCGCACTGATCGTGGGCGACCACGCCGACGTGCAACTCGATACGGGTGAAGCCAAGGTCGACAACGCCGAATACGTGATGCATAAATCGCGTATCCGCGGTAATGCGCTGTACGCCAAACGCGCCGAGAACGCGATCATCCGCCTCAAGGATGGTACGTACACAACGTGTGAACCGGACAGCAACGCCTGGCAACTTAAAGGCAACAACATCACCTTGAACCCGGCCACCGGTTTCGGTACGGCGACCAACGTAACGTTGCGGGTCAAGGACATTCCGATTCTGTACACGCCGTACATCTATTTCCCGATCGACAATCGTCGCCAGTCCGGATTCCTGCCGCCGACCATCGGCACGAGCACCAAAACCGGCTTCATGCTGGTGACACCGTATTACTTCAACTTGGCACCGAACTACGATGCCACGTTGTACCCGCGCTACATGAGCAAGCGCGGCATGTTGGTGGAAGGCGAGTTCCGTTACCTGACCACGTCCAGCGAAGGTCAGTTTGGGGCGGCGTACCTCAATGACGATGACACTGAGCGCAGCAAGCAGAGCGACTACCAACGCACCCGCTACATGTACAACTGGCAGCACAAGGGTGGTCTCGACTCGCGCGTATTCACGCAAGTCGACTACACCAAGATCAGCGATCCTTACTATTTCCAGGATTTGCAGACTGACCAGATCGGCATAAAAAGCGCGGATTACGTGAACCAGCAAGGTTCGGTGACCTACCGTGGCGACAGTTACACCGCCGCGATCAATGCCCAGGCTTACCAACTGGCCACCGTATCGAACATCACGCCCTACGATCGTCTGCCGCAGATCACGTTCAACGGCGCCCTGCCTTACCACCCGAACGGTCTGGATTTCTCGTACAACACTGAAATCGTAAGGTTTGACCGAGACCTGCAAAACGGTAACTTCACCAATGAAGACGGCAGCGTTTCTCCGCGTCTGGATAACAATGTCAACGGTCTTGCCCGAGCCACTGGCGATCGCCTGAACCTGGCGCCAGCCGTCAGCTTGCCGCTGAACTGGACTTATGGCTTCGTGAAGCCGACGCTCAAGTACCAGTACACTCAGTACCAGCTTGATCTAGACGGTACCGGCAAACAGGAAATCATTGATAACCAAGCCGCCGCCATTGCAAACAACACCAATTACGTTGGCGGTCGGTTCGGCAGCAATCAGAACCGCGGCGTGCCTATTGCCAGCGTAGACAGCGGCCTGTATTTCGATCGTAATACCCAGTGGTTTGGCAAAAACTATCGCCAGACCCTCGAACCACGGCTGTTCTACCTGTACGTCCCTGAGGTCGACCAGCAAGACATCCCAGTCTTCGACACCAGCGAATACACCTTCAACTACTCCTCATTGTTCCGCGACAATCGCTTCTCCGGTTCCGACCGCATCGGTGACGAGAACAAATTGTCCCTTGGCGTGACCAGCCGCTGGATCGAAGACAACGGTTTCGAGCGTCAACGCGTCAGCGTCGGCCAGGCTTATTACTTCAAGGACCGCGAAGTCCAGTTGCCGGGCATCGATCCAAAGCTGCGCTCATCGGCACAGTCCAATGTTTCGCCGTATGCACTGGAATACGAATATCGCTGGAACCGCGACTGGCGCACCACGGCCGACTACAACTGGGACCCGGACAGCCACAGCCCTCGCTCTGGCAGCGCGATGTTCCATTATCAGCCTGAAGACAACCCGAACAAGGTCGTCAACGCCGGCTATCGCTATCGCAATGACCAGGTTCGTTACGACCAGAGTACCGGCCAATGGACGACGGGTGGTGATTACGGCACCCCTGGCCAGCCTGGCTACGTGAAGGACTACTACAAGATCAAGCAGCACGACTTCTCCGTAATCTGGCCAATCGTGCCGCAGTGGAACGCTATCAGCCGCTGGCAATACGACTACAACCGCAGCCGCACCCTGGAAGCGTTTGGTGGTTTCGAGTACGACAACTGCTGCTGGAAACTGCGCGTGATAAACCGTTACTGGATTTCCTACGACGAGTTCAGTCAGGAAGCTCCGCAAAACGAAAAAGGCGACCACGGCGTCTTCCTCCAAATCGTTCTGAAGGGACTCGGCGGCCTCACCGGCGCCAAAGTAGAGAGTTTCCTCGACAAAGGCATTCAAGGTTATCGTGAACGTGAAGACCAAGCTTTCTGA
- the surA gene encoding peptidylprolyl isomerase SurA codes for MNVKTKLSDCLRPLMLGALFLGTAANAAVQSIDKVVAIVDNDVVMQSQLDQRVHEVQQTIAKRGAAVPPTSVLDQQVLERLIVENLQLQIGERSGIRISDEELNQAVGTIAQRNNMSIDQFRAALAHDGLSYDDARDQIRREMIISRVRQRRVAERIQVSEQEVKNFLASDLGKMQLSEEFRLANILIPTPESANSDAIQNAAKQADAVYQQLKQGADFGQLAIAKSASETALEGGDMGWRKAAQLPPPFDRMLSTMAIGDVTQPMRTPGGFIILKILEKRGGETQMRDEVHVRHILVKPSPIRDEEKTKALAQSLYTRIEAGENFGDLAKSYSEDPGSALNGGDLNWIDPNVLVPEFREVMAKTPQGQLSKPFKTQYGWHVLEVLGRRATDSTTQAREQQAMTVLRNRKYDEELQSWLRQIRDEAYVEIKLPGADQAVQ; via the coding sequence GTGAACGTGAAGACCAAGCTTTCTGATTGTCTGCGCCCGCTGATGCTGGGCGCGCTGTTCCTGGGTACTGCCGCTAACGCCGCCGTACAGTCCATCGATAAAGTGGTGGCGATCGTCGACAACGACGTGGTCATGCAGAGTCAACTGGACCAGAGGGTCCACGAGGTTCAGCAAACCATCGCCAAGCGTGGTGCAGCCGTACCACCGACCAGCGTGTTGGATCAGCAGGTACTCGAACGCCTTATCGTCGAAAACCTGCAATTGCAGATCGGTGAGCGTTCCGGCATCCGCATCAGCGATGAAGAACTGAACCAGGCTGTCGGCACCATTGCCCAGCGCAACAACATGAGCATTGATCAGTTTCGCGCCGCCCTGGCTCACGATGGTCTGTCTTACGACGACGCCCGTGACCAGATTCGCCGCGAGATGATCATCAGCCGTGTACGTCAGCGCCGAGTGGCAGAACGTATCCAGGTGTCCGAGCAGGAAGTAAAAAATTTCCTCGCTTCCGACTTGGGCAAAATGCAGCTGTCCGAAGAGTTCCGCCTGGCCAACATTCTGATTCCTACGCCGGAAAGCGCTAACTCCGACGCTATTCAGAATGCAGCCAAGCAGGCAGATGCGGTTTATCAGCAGCTCAAGCAAGGCGCAGACTTCGGTCAACTGGCCATCGCCAAATCCGCTAGCGAAACCGCACTAGAAGGTGGCGACATGGGCTGGCGTAAAGCTGCTCAACTGCCACCACCATTCGATCGCATGCTGAGCACCATGGCGATCGGCGACGTGACCCAGCCGATGCGCACACCGGGCGGCTTCATTATTCTGAAGATCCTTGAGAAGCGTGGCGGTGAGACTCAGATGCGCGACGAAGTGCATGTGCGTCATATTCTGGTGAAACCGAGCCCGATCCGCGACGAAGAAAAGACCAAAGCCCTGGCTCAGTCGCTCTATACCCGTATTGAAGCGGGCGAGAATTTTGGCGACCTGGCTAAAAGCTACTCGGAAGATCCGGGTTCCGCCCTCAACGGCGGTGACTTGAACTGGATCGACCCGAATGTGCTGGTGCCGGAATTCCGCGAAGTAATGGCCAAGACCCCACAAGGTCAACTGTCCAAACCGTTCAAGACCCAATATGGCTGGCACGTTCTGGAAGTCCTTGGCCGCCGCGCCACCGACAGCACCACCCAGGCCCGCGAGCAGCAAGCGATGACCGTACTGCGTAACCGCAAATACGACGAAGAGCTGCAAAGCTGGCTGCGTCAGATACGTGACGAAGCTTATGTAGAGATCAAACTCCCTGGTGCAGACCAGGCAGTGCAGTGA
- the pdxA gene encoding 4-hydroxythreonine-4-phosphate dehydrogenase PdxA, whose product MKSKRFALTPGEPAGIGPDLCLLLASQAQPHPLIAITSRDLLIERAAQLGVAVTLLPVTPGNWPDAPAPANSLYVWDTPLNAPVIAGQLNKANAAFVLETLTRAGHGCLDGHFAGMITAPVHKGVINESGITFSGHTEFLAGLTHTEQVVMMLATRGLRVALVTTHLPLREIADAITPERLERVTRILHADLQEKFGIAQPRILVCGLNPHAGEGGHLGHEEIDIIEPTLERLRGEGMDLRGPLPADTLFTPKYLEHCDAVLAMYHDQGLPVLKYKGFGAAVNVTLGLPIIRTSVDHGTALDLAGSGKIDTGSLQVALETAYQMAETRL is encoded by the coding sequence GTGAAATCCAAGCGTTTCGCGCTGACGCCGGGTGAACCGGCAGGCATAGGTCCCGACCTGTGCCTGCTGCTCGCATCGCAAGCCCAGCCACACCCCCTGATTGCCATTACCAGCCGCGACCTGCTCATCGAGCGGGCCGCGCAACTGGGCGTGGCTGTCACTCTGTTGCCTGTCACGCCCGGGAACTGGCCTGACGCTCCAGCGCCGGCCAATAGCTTGTATGTCTGGGATACCCCGCTCAATGCACCGGTCATCGCTGGGCAACTGAACAAAGCTAATGCCGCTTTCGTCCTGGAAACCCTAACCCGCGCGGGCCACGGCTGCCTGGATGGACATTTCGCCGGAATGATCACCGCACCTGTACACAAGGGCGTGATCAATGAATCCGGCATCACCTTTTCCGGGCATACGGAATTTCTAGCTGGCCTGACTCATACCGAGCAAGTGGTGATGATGCTCGCCACACGCGGCTTGCGCGTGGCCCTGGTCACCACCCACCTGCCCCTGCGCGAGATTGCCGATGCAATAACGCCGGAGCGTCTGGAGCGGGTCACGCGGATTCTGCATGCAGACCTGCAAGAAAAATTCGGCATCGCCCAGCCACGCATCCTGGTCTGCGGGCTCAATCCCCACGCCGGTGAAGGCGGACACCTGGGCCATGAAGAAATCGACATCATCGAACCCACCTTAGAGCGCCTGCGCGGCGAGGGCATGGACCTTCGTGGCCCCCTGCCCGCCGACACTCTGTTTACCCCCAAATATCTGGAGCACTGCGACGCGGTGCTGGCGATGTACCACGACCAGGGCCTGCCCGTGCTGAAGTACAAAGGCTTCGGCGCAGCAGTCAACGTGACCCTTGGTTTGCCGATCATCCGCACATCGGTAGACCACGGCACTGCCTTGGACCTTGCCGGCAGCGGCAAAATCGATACCGGCAGCCTGCAAGTCGCCCTGGAAACTGCTTACCAGATGGCCGAGACCCGTTTATGA
- the rsmA gene encoding 16S rRNA (adenine(1518)-N(6)/adenine(1519)-N(6))-dimethyltransferase RsmA, with protein MTEHYQHKARKRFGQNFLHDAGVIDRILRAIRAKPEDRLLEIGPGQGALTEGLLNSGAQLDVVELDKDLIPILNQQFGSKSNFNLHQGDALKFDFNSLNAAPNSLRVVGNLPYNISTPLIFHLLNNASIIRDMHFMLQKEVVQRLAAGPGGGDWGRLSIMVQYHCRVEHLFNVGPGAFNPPPKVDSAIVRLVPHAVLPHPAKDHKLLERVVREAFNQRRKTLRNTLKLLLSNDEIEASGVDGSLRPEQLDLAAFVRLADTLSEQVLQTPAAD; from the coding sequence ATGACCGAGCACTATCAACACAAGGCGCGCAAACGCTTTGGCCAAAACTTCCTGCACGATGCCGGGGTTATCGACCGTATCCTGCGTGCCATCCGCGCCAAACCCGAAGACCGCCTACTGGAAATCGGTCCTGGGCAGGGTGCCCTGACCGAAGGCCTGCTCAACAGCGGCGCCCAATTGGACGTGGTGGAACTGGACAAGGACCTGATCCCGATCCTCAACCAGCAGTTCGGCAGCAAGAGTAATTTCAACCTGCATCAGGGCGATGCGTTGAAGTTCGATTTCAACAGCCTGAACGCCGCGCCGAACAGCCTGCGCGTGGTTGGCAACCTGCCGTACAACATCTCCACACCGCTGATTTTCCACCTGCTAAACAACGCGAGCATCATTCGCGACATGCACTTCATGCTGCAAAAGGAAGTGGTCCAGCGTCTGGCGGCAGGTCCTGGCGGTGGCGATTGGGGCCGTCTGTCGATCATGGTTCAGTACCACTGCCGGGTTGAGCATTTGTTCAACGTTGGTCCCGGCGCGTTCAACCCACCACCGAAAGTGGATTCGGCCATCGTGCGCCTGGTGCCCCACGCGGTGCTTCCGCACCCGGCCAAAGATCACAAGTTGCTGGAGCGCGTTGTCCGAGAAGCCTTCAACCAGCGTCGCAAGACTCTGCGCAACACCCTGAAATTGCTACTCAGCAACGACGAAATCGAAGCCAGTGGCGTCGATGGCAGCCTGCGCCCCGAACAACTCGACCTGGCCGCCTTCGTGCGACTGGCCGACACGCTTAGCGAACAAGTCCTACAGACACCCGCCGCCGACTGA
- the apaG gene encoding Co2+/Mg2+ efflux protein ApaG, translating to MSDPRYQVDVSVVTRYLAEQSQPEHNRFAFAYTITVHNNGEVPAKLLSRHWVITDGDGHVEEVRGAGVVGLQPLIQAGDNHTYSSGTVMTTRVGTMQGTYQMIADDGQHFDAVIAPFRLAVPGALH from the coding sequence ATGTCCGATCCTCGTTATCAGGTCGACGTCAGCGTCGTCACCCGCTATCTGGCAGAACAATCGCAACCTGAGCACAACCGCTTTGCCTTCGCATACACCATCACCGTACACAACAACGGTGAGGTTCCCGCCAAGCTCTTGTCCCGTCATTGGGTGATCACAGACGGTGACGGGCATGTCGAAGAGGTTCGCGGGGCTGGCGTTGTGGGTTTGCAACCGCTGATTCAGGCGGGCGACAACCACACCTACAGCAGCGGCACAGTCATGACGACTCGGGTCGGCACCATGCAAGGTACCTATCAGATGATCGCCGATGACGGTCAGCACTTTGATGCCGTGATCGCACCTTTCCGCCTGGCGGTGCCCGGAGCCCTGCACTGA
- a CDS encoding symmetrical bis(5'-nucleosyl)-tetraphosphatase → MATYAVGDLQGCLDPLQCLLKEVAFDPARDRLWLVGDLVNRGPQSLETLRFLYSIRDSLVCVLGNHDLHLLAAGQNIERLKKSDTLRDILEAPDCNELLGWLRQQKLMHYDEQRHIALVHAGIPPQWSLRKALKCAAEVEAALRDDSLFAPYLDGMYGNEPTKWNSDLSGIERLRVITNYFTRMRFCTREGKLDLKGKEGADTAPPGYAPWFTYQERKTKGLKVIFGHWAALEGQCDEPGIFALDTGCVWGGAMTLMNVDSGERLHCQCDEHGHAAPPATPLISDQTSASAQR, encoded by the coding sequence ATGGCGACTTACGCCGTGGGCGACCTGCAAGGCTGCCTAGATCCACTGCAATGCTTGCTCAAGGAGGTCGCATTCGACCCTGCCCGAGATCGTCTGTGGCTGGTAGGCGACCTGGTCAACCGTGGGCCGCAATCTCTGGAAACGCTGCGTTTTCTCTATAGCATCCGTGACTCGCTGGTGTGCGTACTCGGCAACCATGATTTGCATTTGCTGGCGGCGGGGCAAAACATTGAGCGCCTGAAAAAATCCGACACGCTACGTGACATTCTCGAAGCACCGGATTGCAACGAGCTGCTGGGATGGCTGCGCCAGCAAAAGCTCATGCATTACGACGAACAACGCCACATCGCACTGGTCCATGCCGGCATACCGCCGCAATGGTCGTTGCGCAAAGCCTTGAAATGCGCGGCCGAAGTTGAAGCAGCACTGCGCGACGACAGTCTCTTCGCGCCGTACCTTGATGGTATGTACGGTAACGAGCCCACAAAATGGAACAGTGACCTGAGCGGCATTGAACGCCTGCGTGTGATCACCAACTACTTCACCCGCATGCGTTTTTGTACCCGCGAAGGCAAGCTCGACCTCAAGGGCAAAGAAGGCGCAGACACCGCTCCACCGGGTTATGCGCCGTGGTTCACGTATCAGGAGCGCAAGACCAAGGGCCTGAAGGTAATCTTCGGCCACTGGGCGGCGCTCGAAGGCCAATGCGACGAGCCAGGCATCTTCGCCCTAGACACCGGGTGTGTGTGGGGCGGCGCCATGACGCTAATGAACGTCGACAGCGGCGAACGCCTGCACTGCCAATGCGATGAGCACGGCCACGCCGCACCGCCAGCCACCCCACTTATTAGCGACCAAACGTCAGCCAGCGCCCAGCGCTAG
- the glpE gene encoding thiosulfate sulfurtransferase GlpE — MSEFKRIPPEQAQTLREQGAVVVDVRDPATYAALHIAGSKHLDNHSLHSFISAADLDAPTVVVCYHGNSSQGAAAYLISQGFSDVYSMDGGFELWRTTYPSETEQGTSE, encoded by the coding sequence ATGAGCGAATTCAAACGTATACCCCCAGAACAGGCACAAACTCTGCGCGAACAGGGCGCAGTGGTAGTGGATGTCCGCGACCCTGCGACTTATGCGGCACTGCACATTGCGGGCTCCAAGCATCTGGACAATCATTCCTTGCACAGTTTCATCAGTGCCGCGGATCTCGACGCACCGACCGTAGTGGTCTGCTATCACGGCAATTCCAGCCAAGGTGCCGCAGCCTACCTGATTAGCCAAGGCTTCTCTGACGTCTACAGCATGGATGGCGGTTTCGAACTGTGGCGCACGACTTATCCTTCGGAAACGGAGCAAGGCACTTCCGAATAA
- a CDS encoding PrkA family serine protein kinase: protein MSIFSHFQQRFESTRQEELSLQEYLELCKKDRSAYVSAAERLLLAIGEPELLDTSANSRLSRIFSNKVIRRYPAFEDFHGMEECIDQIVSYFRHAAQGLEEKKQILYLLGPVGGGKSSLAEKLKQLIEKVPFYAIKGSPVFESPLGLFNATEDGAILEEDFGIPRRYVNTIMSPWATKRLAEFGGDISQFRVVKLYPSILNQIAVAKTEPGDENNQDISALVGKVDIRKLEEFPQNDADAYSYSGALCRANQGLMEFVEMFKAPIKVLHPLLTATQEGNYNSTEGLGAIPFTGILLAHSNESEWHTFRNNKNNEAFIDRIYIVKVPYCLRVSDEVKIYDKLLFNSSLAKAHCAPDTLKMLAQFTVLSRLKEPENSNIYSKMRVYDGENLKDTDPKAKSIQEYRDNAGVDEGMNGLSTRFAFKILSKVFNFDPHEIAANPVHLLYVLEQQIEQEQFQAETRERYLRFLKEYLAPRYIEFIGKEIQTAYLESYSEYGQNIFDRYVLYADFWIQDQEYRDPETGEILNRVALNEELEKIEKPAGISNPKDFRNEIVNFVLRARANNNGKNPTWLSYEKLRVVIEKKMFSNTEDLLPVISFNAKASKEDQQKHNDFVTRMVERGYTDKQVRLLSEWYLRVRKSQ, encoded by the coding sequence ATGAGTATCTTTAGCCACTTCCAACAACGCTTCGAGTCCACACGCCAGGAAGAACTCTCGCTGCAAGAGTATCTTGAGCTGTGCAAAAAGGACCGCAGTGCCTACGTTTCCGCCGCCGAGCGCCTGCTACTGGCCATCGGTGAACCGGAACTGCTCGACACCTCGGCCAACTCGAGACTGTCGCGAATCTTCTCCAACAAGGTGATCCGCCGCTACCCGGCCTTTGAAGACTTCCACGGAATGGAAGAATGCATTGACCAGATCGTGTCGTATTTCCGCCATGCAGCTCAAGGCCTGGAAGAGAAGAAACAGATCCTCTACCTGCTCGGCCCCGTCGGCGGTGGTAAGTCGTCCCTGGCCGAAAAGCTCAAGCAACTGATCGAGAAAGTCCCCTTCTATGCAATCAAGGGCTCACCGGTATTCGAGTCACCCCTAGGTCTGTTCAACGCCACCGAAGATGGCGCGATCCTAGAGGAAGACTTCGGTATTCCGCGGCGCTACGTCAACACCATCATGTCGCCATGGGCCACCAAACGCCTGGCAGAGTTCGGTGGCGACATCAGCCAGTTCCGCGTGGTCAAGCTCTATCCATCGATCCTCAACCAGATCGCCGTGGCCAAAACCGAGCCTGGGGATGAAAACAACCAGGACATCTCGGCCCTGGTGGGTAAAGTCGATATCCGCAAGCTCGAAGAATTCCCGCAAAACGATGCTGATGCCTACAGCTACTCGGGCGCTCTGTGCCGGGCCAACCAGGGCCTGATGGAGTTCGTCGAAATGTTCAAGGCACCGATCAAGGTGCTGCACCCATTACTGACAGCCACCCAGGAAGGTAACTACAACAGCACAGAAGGTTTGGGCGCGATTCCATTCACCGGGATTCTACTGGCCCACTCCAACGAGTCGGAGTGGCACACCTTCCGCAACAACAAGAACAACGAAGCTTTCATCGACCGGATCTACATCGTCAAAGTACCTTACTGCCTGCGGGTCAGCGACGAAGTGAAGATCTACGACAAACTGCTGTTCAACAGCTCACTGGCCAAAGCCCACTGCGCCCCCGACACCTTGAAAATGCTGGCGCAGTTCACCGTGCTTTCGCGTCTCAAGGAGCCTGAAAACTCGAACATCTACTCAAAGATGCGCGTGTACGACGGCGAAAATCTCAAAGATACCGATCCGAAGGCGAAGTCGATCCAGGAATATCGCGACAATGCCGGCGTCGACGAAGGCATGAACGGACTGTCGACCCGGTTCGCTTTCAAGATCCTCTCCAAGGTCTTCAACTTCGATCCGCACGAAATTGCCGCTAACCCCGTGCATTTGCTTTACGTACTGGAACAACAGATTGAACAGGAGCAATTCCAGGCCGAAACCCGCGAACGCTACCTGCGCTTCCTCAAAGAGTACCTGGCACCGCGTTATATCGAGTTTATCGGTAAGGAGATTCAAACCGCTTACCTCGAGTCTTACAGCGAGTATGGCCAGAACATCTTCGATCGTTACGTGCTGTATGCCGATTTCTGGATTCAGGATCAGGAGTACCGCGACCCGGAAACCGGCGAGATTCTCAACCGCGTAGCCCTGAACGAGGAGTTAGAGAAAATCGAGAAACCGGCTGGCATCAGTAATCCGAAAGATTTCCGCAACGAAATCGTCAACTTCGTATTGCGCGCTCGGGCCAATAACAACGGCAAGAACCCGACCTGGCTCAGCTACGAAAAACTGCGGGTGGTGATCGAGAAAAAAATGTTCTCGAACACCGAGGACCTGCTGCCAGTCATCAGTTTCAATGCAAAGGCCAGCAAAGAGGATCAACAGAAGCACAACGACTTCGTCACTCGGATGGTCGAGCGAGGCTACACCGACAAACAGGTACGACTGCTGTCCGAGTGGTATCTGCGGGTCAGAAAATCCCAATAA